The Dyadobacter subterraneus genome window below encodes:
- the lpcA gene encoding D-sedoheptulose 7-phosphate isomerase, producing MAYQDIISQELREAQTVLDTFLSDPVQIEKIEKAASLMADAISKNHKIISCGNGGSHCDAMHFAEELTGRYRDNRRALPAIAISDVSHISCVSNDFGFEYVFSRFVEGLGQEGDVLLGLSTSGNSANIIRAVEAAKAKGMKVIIMSGKDGGKLAGLADVEIRVPHFGYADRIQEIHIKVIHIFMLLIEKMVIEG from the coding sequence ATGGCATATCAGGATATTATAAGTCAGGAATTACGGGAAGCACAAACCGTTCTCGATACATTTTTGAGTGATCCGGTTCAAATAGAAAAAATTGAAAAAGCAGCGTCTTTAATGGCAGATGCAATTTCAAAGAATCATAAAATAATCTCGTGTGGAAACGGTGGCTCGCACTGTGATGCAATGCATTTTGCCGAAGAATTAACGGGTCGTTACCGCGACAATCGACGCGCATTACCTGCAATTGCCATTTCGGATGTTAGTCATATCAGCTGTGTGAGTAACGATTTTGGTTTTGAATATGTCTTTTCAAGATTTGTTGAAGGTCTGGGTCAGGAAGGTGATGTACTTTTAGGATTGAGTACCAGCGGAAATTCGGCGAATATCATTCGCGCCGTAGAAGCTGCAAAAGCAAAAGGAATGAAAGTGATAATCATGTCAGGAAAAGATGGAGGAAAATTGGCCGGACTAGCCGATGTAGAAATCCGTGTCCCGCATTTTGGTTATGCAGACAGAATTCAGGAAATACATATCAAGGTGATACACATTTTC
- a CDS encoding glycosyltransferase family 2 protein: MISVAMCTYNGAKYLPEQLKSIANQIIPVDELVVCDDGSNDDTIQVLKDFSENSSFPVFIHQNKSNLGSTKNFEKCLSLCKGDIIFLSDQDDAWRTDKVEKQLAYFNQHPETDAVFSDAMMMDDDSKPTGRTIWEEIEFNDEAQAKWIRGEAHEILFKGFVVTGATLAIRKKALKRLMPFPTHVPDLIHDAYIAMVLSLQEKIGFINDTLISYRIHASQQVGFGSKVEYVRFKDRFSRDRNEKLIPLKEKADKLFKLYLLLMEIPFIPKEKLRKLRMSQKHYYKRATLPDNRLMRVAPVVTDIVQGKYSFSSKDWWLPAFGDIFE; this comes from the coding sequence ATGATTTCAGTGGCCATGTGCACTTACAACGGGGCAAAGTATTTGCCTGAGCAGTTGAAGAGCATTGCCAATCAGATAATCCCCGTTGATGAACTGGTTGTGTGTGATGATGGATCGAATGACGATACCATTCAGGTTCTAAAAGATTTTTCAGAGAATTCTTCTTTCCCGGTTTTTATTCACCAAAATAAAAGTAACCTGGGATCTACTAAAAATTTCGAAAAATGTCTTTCTCTGTGTAAAGGAGATATTATTTTTCTTTCGGATCAGGATGACGCATGGAGAACGGATAAAGTGGAAAAACAGCTTGCGTATTTTAATCAACATCCTGAAACAGACGCTGTTTTTTCAGACGCAATGATGATGGATGATGATTCGAAACCAACCGGACGGACCATTTGGGAGGAAATCGAATTTAACGATGAAGCTCAGGCCAAATGGATCAGGGGTGAAGCGCATGAAATTCTTTTCAAAGGTTTTGTAGTGACTGGGGCCACATTGGCGATAAGGAAAAAAGCTTTGAAAAGGCTGATGCCATTCCCAACGCATGTGCCCGACCTTATTCATGACGCCTATATTGCGATGGTTTTGAGTTTGCAGGAAAAAATCGGATTCATTAATGATACTTTGATTTCTTACCGGATTCATGCAAGCCAGCAGGTAGGTTTTGGTTCAAAAGTCGAATATGTGCGTTTTAAAGACCGGTTTTCGCGTGACAGGAATGAAAAACTTATTCCGTTAAAGGAAAAGGCTGATAAATTATTCAAGCTGTATCTGTTGCTGATGGAAATTCCTTTCATTCCAAAAGAAAAACTCAGGAAATTGCGGATGTCTCAGAAACATTATTACAAACGGGCAACATTGCCGGATAATCGTCTGATGCGTGTGGCGCCGGTTGTGACGGATATCGTTCAGGGCAAATACTCTTTTAGCAGCAAAGATTGGTGGTTGCCAGCTTTCGGTGATATTTTTGAATAA
- a CDS encoding aspartyl protease family protein: MKTFIWLCLFSMVVFTKPAISASADGVELADAEKYGYFLEKNHKTARIPFELHSNLILVYVKVNDVDSLRFILDTGVSSIIITDPLILKPDKLRLTRTVNLAGAGEGKSIAAHVAIDNRFSMGRLKANHQNIVVIEKDFLHLSEYVGVPVHGIFGYDVFNNFVVTIDFAKRELVLVQNGKYKYKASKGDKHEITIEDAKPFTNAVTLFADGREKPIRVLIDTGAGHALLLNNTPNETYRLPEKVIRAQLGRGLNGVINGNLGRVDRMRLGKFELDNIVASFPDSVGFSAKMSKGVERQGNIGCELLRRFKVTMNYHEGYMVLKPVRRTMREKFEHDMSGMEIRADAANLHAYFVNHVQESSPAFSAGLVEGDQLLFIDNHAASELNVSEIYKLMQRGDGRNIDLLVKRNGAIFFTKITLRRMI; encoded by the coding sequence ATGAAAACGTTTATCTGGTTATGTCTGTTCAGCATGGTTGTTTTCACAAAACCGGCTATATCCGCATCTGCGGACGGAGTTGAACTTGCTGATGCTGAGAAATACGGTTATTTCCTGGAAAAAAATCATAAAACCGCACGCATTCCTTTTGAGCTGCACTCCAACCTGATTCTGGTTTATGTCAAAGTTAACGACGTTGATTCTTTACGTTTTATACTTGATACGGGTGTAAGCTCAATTATTATTACCGATCCACTTATTTTAAAACCGGACAAACTTCGGTTGACCCGTACCGTAAATCTTGCCGGTGCCGGGGAAGGAAAATCCATTGCTGCGCACGTAGCGATCGACAACAGGTTTTCTATGGGCCGTTTGAAGGCCAATCACCAAAATATTGTGGTTATTGAAAAAGACTTTTTACATCTTTCGGAATATGTAGGTGTGCCTGTTCACGGTATTTTTGGCTACGATGTTTTCAACAATTTTGTTGTAACAATCGATTTTGCCAAAAGAGAACTTGTGCTGGTTCAAAACGGAAAATATAAATACAAAGCGAGCAAAGGCGACAAACATGAGATTACGATTGAAGATGCCAAACCATTTACGAATGCAGTAACTTTATTCGCCGATGGTCGTGAAAAACCGATTCGTGTACTCATTGATACCGGCGCAGGACATGCCTTGCTTTTAAACAATACGCCTAATGAAACTTACAGATTGCCTGAAAAAGTAATCCGCGCACAGTTGGGAAGAGGATTAAATGGTGTAATCAATGGAAATCTGGGCCGGGTGGATCGGATGCGTCTGGGTAAATTTGAGCTTGATAATATTGTTGCCTCATTTCCTGATAGCGTTGGTTTCAGTGCAAAAATGAGCAAAGGCGTTGAACGTCAGGGCAATATTGGTTGTGAGCTGCTGAGAAGATTTAAGGTAACCATGAATTACCATGAAGGTTATATGGTGTTGAAGCCCGTAAGAAGAACAATGCGGGAAAAATTTGAACACGATATGAGTGGCATGGAAATCCGGGCAGATGCAGCTAATTTACATGCATACTTTGTTAACCATGTCCAGGAATCTTCTCCAGCGTTCAGTGCAGGTTTGGTAGAAGGCGATCAGCTTCTTTTCATTGACAATCACGCAGCGTCAGAACTCAATGTAAGTGAAATTTACAAACTGATGCAAAGAGGTGATGGTAGAAATATTGACTTGCTCGTGAAACGGAATGGAGCCATTTTCTTTACCAAAATTACGCTCAGAAGAATGATTTGA
- a CDS encoding phosphatase PAP2 family protein, whose protein sequence is MKLFFYRHRFYFLPFMIIWAALSFLQLLFTQNYIILHVNHFWSPFADVFFKWITFVGDGAFILIVGLLTILYSYRLGMKIIVSYAITGIFVQFLKRMVFAEIYRPPKVLSALLPKLHKVEGVDLHYFNSFPSGHTTAAFALFTILALECKSPVLKVLLLLPPLLVAYSRMYLLAHFLGDVYLGAFLGISFSVIVYFYLNQFWQSQSNPRLGGGLMKYL, encoded by the coding sequence ATGAAACTCTTCTTTTACCGCCACAGATTTTATTTTTTACCTTTTATGATCATCTGGGCGGCGCTGAGTTTTTTGCAGCTGCTGTTTACGCAGAATTATATTATCCTTCATGTAAATCACTTCTGGTCGCCATTTGCTGATGTTTTTTTCAAATGGATCACTTTTGTCGGCGATGGCGCGTTTATATTGATTGTCGGACTTCTGACAATTTTGTATTCCTACCGTCTTGGAATGAAAATCATCGTGAGTTATGCTATTACCGGCATTTTTGTACAGTTTTTGAAACGAATGGTTTTCGCCGAAATTTATCGTCCTCCGAAAGTTCTGTCTGCTTTATTACCAAAACTTCACAAAGTTGAAGGCGTTGATTTACATTATTTTAATAGTTTTCCCTCCGGGCATACCACCGCAGCTTTTGCACTTTTTACAATTCTGGCGCTGGAATGTAAATCTCCGGTTTTAAAAGTTCTGCTTCTTTTACCACCGCTTCTGGTAGCTTATTCCCGGATGTATTTGTTAGCGCATTTTTTGGGCGATGTTTATCTGGGCGCATTTTTGGGTATTTCATTTTCTGTAATCGTGTATTTTTATCTGAATCAATTCTGGCAATCTCAATCAAATCCCAGACTTGGCGGTGGTTTGATGAAATATTTATAA
- a CDS encoding OmpA family protein has product MNYKSLLAFACAIVLSFTATYGQITENPRVEEQSAEYVKIKRVELTDQYTIIYMQFVEKESPALKEMQPFLRRMPGGQQFQMPLSTSTIGLDPETRLYKPGEVNVKFKLIKAKDIPTEMKKQVNPGDVVDFVAYFERLSPGIEVFDFYEGRPKSKNEKTWNFYGIHVKNPLKKNGKTTAKVIPKTEKPVQPPVEEKKEEIVEAKPTAPEEELVMIKGTVYDSKTKNPVPAQITYLEKGDSLQYKSSSGNYRIGINPNDKYDFKVFAKGYYGSNFSLNAADSTTKGSFVKDFYLVPLTVGETIALPNIYFETSKYTLLTESFAELNRLADMMKENPKIKIRVEGHTDNVGDFDKNLELSTNRALSVKTYLVDKGIEDERIEAKGFGATKPIAKNGSAEEKKKNRRVEFVITQN; this is encoded by the coding sequence ATGAACTATAAATCGCTTTTGGCCTTTGCTTGTGCTATTGTGCTTTCATTTACTGCTACTTACGGGCAAATAACTGAAAACCCGAGAGTAGAGGAACAATCAGCGGAATATGTGAAAATCAAGCGTGTAGAACTGACAGACCAGTATACTATTATTTACATGCAATTTGTTGAAAAAGAATCTCCTGCATTAAAGGAAATGCAGCCTTTTTTAAGAAGAATGCCGGGTGGACAACAATTTCAGATGCCATTGTCTACTTCCACAATTGGCCTTGATCCGGAAACACGCCTTTATAAGCCGGGAGAAGTGAATGTGAAATTCAAACTGATTAAGGCAAAGGATATTCCAACGGAAATGAAAAAGCAGGTTAATCCGGGAGATGTCGTGGATTTCGTGGCTTATTTTGAAAGACTTTCTCCTGGAATCGAAGTGTTTGATTTTTACGAAGGTCGCCCAAAAAGCAAAAATGAAAAGACATGGAATTTCTATGGTATTCATGTCAAAAATCCTTTGAAGAAAAACGGAAAAACAACTGCGAAAGTCATTCCAAAAACGGAAAAACCGGTGCAGCCTCCAGTTGAAGAGAAAAAGGAAGAAATAGTTGAAGCAAAACCAACTGCTCCGGAAGAGGAATTGGTCATGATCAAAGGAACGGTTTATGATTCAAAAACTAAAAATCCGGTTCCGGCACAGATAACTTATCTGGAAAAAGGTGATTCGCTTCAATATAAATCCTCATCCGGAAATTATCGGATTGGAATAAATCCGAATGACAAATACGATTTCAAGGTTTTTGCGAAAGGCTATTATGGAAGCAATTTTAGTTTGAATGCTGCGGATTCAACCACAAAAGGATCTTTTGTGAAGGATTTTTATCTTGTTCCGCTTACTGTTGGAGAAACTATTGCGCTTCCGAATATTTATTTTGAAACATCGAAATATACGCTGCTCACAGAATCATTCGCAGAACTGAACCGTCTGGCTGATATGATGAAGGAAAATCCTAAAATCAAAATCCGCGTGGAAGGTCATACGGACAATGTGGGTGATTTTGATAAAAACCTGGAACTGTCGACAAACCGTGCTTTATCCGTAAAAACGTATCTGGTTGATAAAGGAATAGAAGATGAAAGGATTGAGGCCAAAGGATTTGGTGCAACAAAGCCGATAGCGAAAAACGGATCCGCAGAGGAAAAGAAAAAAAATCGTCGGGTTGAATTTGTGATTACGCAGAATTGA
- a CDS encoding isochorismatase family protein, which produces MKNKSTALLIIDAQFDFCNPGGTLFVPGAEKDVERIAQLIATHGVAIDAIFVTLDTHHVLDIAHPLFWEDPNGNTVAPFTLITSAAVKAGKWRPRYNQEYVLDYLEKLENEGEFKHFIWPEHCLIGSRGAALDDTILHALLSWTHRTSRDYKAVVKGTNPLTEHFGIFRSQVPIEGAPETQLDQNFLSELEAFDQVFIAGEARSHCVATSVKQILQYAPELISKVTLLTDCVSDVTNFGYLADPIFEDAKEKGVQFITSKEIQI; this is translated from the coding sequence ATGAAAAACAAATCCACAGCGCTGCTTATTATTGATGCCCAGTTTGATTTTTGCAATCCGGGCGGAACCTTGTTTGTACCGGGCGCTGAAAAAGATGTTGAAAGAATCGCTCAGCTTATTGCAACGCACGGAGTAGCAATTGATGCGATTTTTGTAACGCTGGATACACACCATGTTCTGGACATAGCGCATCCGCTTTTCTGGGAAGATCCGAACGGAAATACCGTTGCACCCTTTACATTAATAACCTCAGCTGCTGTAAAAGCAGGAAAATGGCGACCACGCTATAATCAGGAATATGTTCTGGACTATCTTGAAAAGCTGGAAAATGAAGGTGAATTCAAACATTTTATCTGGCCGGAACATTGTCTGATCGGTTCACGCGGTGCAGCTTTGGATGATACTATTCTGCACGCTTTACTTTCCTGGACACATCGTACTTCAAGAGATTATAAAGCTGTGGTGAAGGGGACAAATCCGCTCACTGAACATTTTGGCATATTCCGTTCGCAGGTTCCCATTGAAGGCGCACCTGAAACGCAACTTGACCAGAATTTCCTTTCGGAGCTTGAAGCTTTTGACCAGGTTTTTATTGCTGGCGAAGCGCGTTCGCATTGCGTGGCTACGAGCGTAAAACAAATTTTACAGTATGCGCCTGAGCTCATTTCAAAAGTTACTTTACTGACTGATTGTGTGTCGGATGTGACAAATTTCGGATATCTGGCTGATCCGATTTTTGAAGACGCGAAAGAAAAAGGCGTTCAGTTTATCACTTCAAAAGAAATACAGATTTAA
- the mnmD gene encoding tRNA (5-methylaminomethyl-2-thiouridine)(34)-methyltransferase MnmD has product MERLRLTEDGSHSLYNSQYNQHYHSVSGALKESRHIYMNLGLIPLLESDQETIRVFEMGFGTGLNAYLTWQAADQYKKKILYTGVEAFPVSHEEASHLNYESVISQPGFMQLHESSWFTNHSFSEYFQFRKEQLTLQEFTAENLFDVIYYDAFDPKAQPELWTEEILKKIAAQTRTGGVLVTYSSKGIVKRALAAAGFKVEKHKGPGKKWHVLRAIKE; this is encoded by the coding sequence TTGGAACGCCTAAGATTAACAGAAGACGGATCACATTCTTTATATAATTCCCAATACAATCAGCATTATCATTCTGTGTCTGGAGCTCTCAAAGAGTCCAGACACATTTATATGAACCTGGGCCTGATTCCTTTGCTTGAATCGGATCAGGAAACAATTCGCGTTTTTGAAATGGGTTTTGGAACAGGTTTGAACGCTTATCTTACCTGGCAGGCCGCAGATCAGTATAAAAAGAAAATTCTCTACACTGGGGTCGAAGCTTTTCCGGTTTCTCATGAGGAAGCTTCACATTTAAATTACGAGTCCGTCATTTCCCAGCCAGGATTTATGCAGCTTCATGAATCTTCCTGGTTTACAAATCATTCTTTTTCAGAATATTTTCAATTCAGGAAAGAGCAGTTGACCTTGCAGGAATTCACTGCGGAAAATCTTTTCGATGTAATTTATTATGACGCTTTCGATCCCAAAGCCCAACCAGAACTTTGGACAGAAGAAATTTTGAAAAAGATAGCGGCCCAAACCCGGACAGGCGGCGTATTAGTTACATATTCTTCCAAAGGAATTGTGAAACGGGCGCTGGCCGCAGCCGGTTTCAAAGTTGAAAAACATAAAGGTCCGGGGAAAAAGTGGCACGTTCTTCGGGCAATTAAGGAATAA
- the tpiA gene encoding triose-phosphate isomerase, with translation MRKKIVAGNWKMNKLADEAVALTSELVNMANDEVKGDVKVILCPPAIYLTTLKKYIEESPNFALAAQNCSDKVSGAFTGEISAAMLQSIGIEYVLVGHSERRQYFNESNELLAAKVNIALEYGISPIFCCGESLDQRQNEDYIGFVKNQITESLFHLSAEQLLSVVIAYEPIWAIGTGLTASAEQAQEMHAALRAHIAAKYGAETAEEISILYGGSVTAASADELFASPDIDGGLVGGASLKSREFTNIIKAR, from the coding sequence ATGCGAAAAAAAATAGTTGCCGGTAATTGGAAGATGAACAAGCTTGCAGATGAGGCTGTTGCCTTAACCTCAGAACTTGTTAACATGGCGAATGATGAAGTAAAAGGAGATGTAAAAGTGATTCTTTGCCCTCCGGCCATTTATCTGACTACCCTAAAAAAATATATTGAGGAATCTCCGAATTTTGCATTAGCTGCGCAAAATTGCTCTGATAAAGTTTCCGGCGCATTCACAGGTGAAATCTCTGCTGCCATGCTTCAATCGATCGGTATTGAGTATGTGCTTGTAGGCCATAGCGAACGCCGCCAGTATTTTAATGAATCAAATGAATTGCTTGCTGCCAAAGTTAATATCGCTTTGGAATATGGTATTTCGCCGATTTTCTGCTGCGGAGAATCGCTTGACCAGAGACAAAATGAAGACTATATCGGATTTGTAAAAAATCAGATCACAGAAAGCCTTTTCCATCTTTCTGCTGAGCAATTGCTTTCTGTTGTTATCGCTTACGAACCAATCTGGGCTATCGGTACAGGACTTACTGCAAGCGCAGAACAAGCTCAGGAAATGCATGCTGCTTTACGTGCACACATCGCTGCAAAATACGGCGCTGAAACAGCAGAAGAAATTTCTATCCTTTACGGAGGAAGTGTTACGGCTGCAAGTGCTGACGAACTTTTTGCTTCTCCAGATATCGATGGAGGCCTTGTTGGAGGTGCTTCTCTTAAATCACGTGAGTTTACAAATATTATCAAAGCAAGATAA
- a CDS encoding ArnT family glycosyltransferase, which translates to MPNPENTRKIFLAFFIFFSSLWGIGNAPLFDEDEGFFAEGTREMVVRGDFISSFVNQEQRFDKPPLTNWLQFGSAQIFGWNEFAMRLPSCFASVVWMLLIYIFTKRKLDEKTAFFATLIAASSLQITIVGKAALADGLLNMSLTGAMFCLFEILNQNHKKYILAFYAFTAIGFLAKGPIAVLIPGAVFLIYLLKNKTWKSFLRLFNIPGLLIFLTIAAPWYVLEYLQTGEKFISGFFLNHNVNRFQTALEGHYGGILYFVPVLLLGLLPFTAVILKSFSKIRIIWTDPFFSFLLIWFAFVFILFSLSGTKLHHYIIYGYSPLCVLGGWYAASNKRLPIVWPSFILLILLAIIPFLIQGFIPKINDEYAVEIIKGVASEFDIYYAVTMLLLITILIIIWVKKDWDLQIRMAVVGFIMLFTINILWMPRLGALLQQPVKAAALIAQEKRFKNIVIFNHYNPSFHFYSRLYASEREPIAGEVVFGRKPSMKNYKIDTVYYEKYGIVLAKVGVK; encoded by the coding sequence ATGCCAAATCCGGAAAACACCCGCAAAATATTTCTAGCCTTTTTTATCTTTTTCAGCTCTCTGTGGGGAATTGGCAACGCGCCTTTGTTCGATGAAGACGAAGGTTTTTTTGCAGAAGGAACCAGAGAAATGGTTGTCCGCGGCGATTTTATTTCATCATTTGTTAATCAGGAACAACGTTTTGACAAACCGCCGCTTACCAACTGGCTTCAATTTGGAAGCGCACAGATTTTCGGCTGGAATGAATTCGCCATGCGACTTCCCTCCTGTTTCGCATCAGTTGTCTGGATGTTATTGATTTATATTTTCACCAAAAGAAAACTGGACGAAAAAACCGCCTTCTTCGCAACACTGATCGCAGCTTCATCTTTACAGATCACGATCGTAGGAAAAGCGGCATTGGCAGACGGATTATTAAATATGTCGTTAACCGGCGCGATGTTTTGTTTGTTTGAAATTCTGAATCAAAACCACAAAAAATATATTCTGGCTTTTTACGCTTTCACCGCCATAGGATTTCTTGCCAAAGGCCCGATAGCAGTATTAATTCCGGGGGCTGTGTTTTTGATTTATTTATTGAAAAACAAAACCTGGAAATCATTTCTTCGCTTATTCAATATTCCGGGTTTACTTATTTTTCTTACCATTGCCGCGCCTTGGTATGTTTTGGAATATCTTCAAACCGGAGAAAAATTTATCAGTGGATTCTTTTTAAATCATAATGTAAACCGTTTCCAAACGGCTTTGGAAGGACACTATGGCGGAATTTTATATTTCGTTCCGGTTTTATTATTAGGTCTACTACCTTTTACCGCCGTTATTTTAAAGTCATTTTCCAAAATCCGGATTATCTGGACTGATCCATTTTTCTCCTTTTTGTTAATTTGGTTTGCCTTTGTTTTTATCCTTTTTTCACTTTCAGGTACCAAACTGCATCATTATATCATTTACGGTTATTCGCCGCTATGTGTTTTAGGTGGATGGTATGCGGCCAGTAACAAACGCCTCCCGATTGTCTGGCCTTCATTTATTTTATTGATTTTACTGGCCATAATTCCTTTTTTAATTCAAGGGTTTATTCCAAAAATTAATGATGAATATGCGGTTGAAATTATAAAAGGCGTTGCTTCCGAATTTGATATTTACTATGCTGTAACAATGCTTCTGCTGATCACAATCCTGATTATTATTTGGGTTAAAAAAGATTGGGATCTGCAAATCAGAATGGCTGTTGTTGGGTTCATTATGCTTTTTACGATTAATATTTTATGGATGCCGCGACTTGGCGCCTTATTACAGCAACCTGTAAAAGCCGCCGCGCTGATTGCCCAAGAAAAAAGATTTAAAAACATAGTAATCTTCAATCACTATAATCCGAGTTTTCACTTTTATTCAAGACTTTACGCATCAGAGCGCGAGCCAATCGCTGGCGAGGTTGTTTTTGGAAGAAAACCTTCAATGAAGAATTATAAAATTGACACGGTTTATTATGAAAAATATGGAATCGTTTTGGCAAAAGTTGGTGTAAAATAG
- a CDS encoding DUF5672 family protein, with product MKSTNQDQAVAIVIPIYKSALNALETISLKQCMKVLGHYPVRIVKPESLNVQNLKEEFPSIEFISFNDSFFKDIDSYNRLMISAEFYESFSAYEFILIYQLDAYVFRDELMDWCKKGFDYIGAPSLHREEFDKLPAGSENIFATALSSNRFVLNGGLSLRRVPAFLRYLKIYNLFYPKWIGNEDMLFSQEATRLIPMKLFLKLPTWQEALRFSFEKSPAATFEITNHQLPFACHAWERYDPEFWNSFISMK from the coding sequence GTGAAAAGTACAAACCAGGATCAGGCTGTTGCCATTGTTATTCCCATCTATAAATCCGCATTGAATGCGCTGGAAACTATCTCGCTCAAACAATGCATGAAAGTTTTAGGCCACTATCCTGTCAGGATTGTAAAGCCTGAAAGTCTCAATGTTCAAAACCTGAAAGAAGAATTTCCCTCCATCGAATTTATTTCTTTTAACGATTCTTTTTTCAAGGATATTGATTCTTACAACCGGCTGATGATTTCCGCCGAGTTTTATGAATCTTTTTCGGCCTACGAATTTATTCTGATCTATCAGCTTGATGCCTATGTTTTCAGGGATGAGTTGATGGATTGGTGTAAAAAAGGATTTGATTATATAGGTGCTCCATCGCTGCACCGGGAAGAATTTGACAAATTACCTGCTGGATCTGAAAACATTTTTGCAACCGCGCTTTCCAGTAATCGTTTCGTTTTAAATGGCGGACTGTCGCTACGGCGTGTTCCGGCATTTTTGCGTTATCTGAAAATTTACAATCTGTTTTATCCCAAATGGATTGGCAATGAAGACATGCTCTTTTCTCAGGAAGCGACAAGGTTAATACCTATGAAATTGTTTCTTAAACTTCCAACCTGGCAGGAAGCGCTGCGTTTTTCTTTTGAAAAAAGTCCGGCAGCTACTTTTGAAATCACCAATCACCAACTGCCATTTGCCTGCCACGCCTGGGAAAGATATGACCCGGAATTCTGGAATTCTTTTATTTCAATGAAGTAA